The proteins below are encoded in one region of Maribacter aestuarii:
- a CDS encoding PhzF family phenazine biosynthesis protein encodes MKYAIETYIVDSFTDKPFKGNPAGVCLLNQTLSNEQMITIAKELGLSETAFITQIKNQDKYSIRYFSPVMEIPLCGHATLAASKVLFEINPKINTIHFKNIQNLDLMIRKCGVKIEMEFPIYETAPQNVPDELLKALGIETILNSVFNKETKILLLEIESSQQLENLSPDFEKLKRSHDSINGVLITAPSHRTNFDFESRYFWPWSGTNEDPVTGGTHTFLAKYWSNRLNKKKMNSFQCSKRTGFMEVELISASKLLIKSEAQIVLKGELSI; translated from the coding sequence ATGAAGTACGCCATAGAAACCTATATAGTTGACTCTTTTACAGATAAGCCCTTCAAGGGTAATCCAGCTGGTGTTTGTTTATTAAATCAAACCCTGTCGAATGAACAAATGATTACTATTGCCAAAGAATTAGGGCTTTCAGAAACAGCATTTATCACACAAATAAAAAATCAGGATAAATATTCTATCCGCTATTTTTCGCCAGTGATGGAAATTCCACTATGTGGACACGCAACATTAGCTGCTTCAAAAGTTCTTTTTGAAATTAACCCAAAAATAAATACAATACATTTTAAGAATATCCAGAATTTGGATTTAATGATTCGAAAGTGTGGAGTAAAAATTGAAATGGAATTCCCAATTTATGAAACTGCACCACAAAATGTACCTGATGAATTATTAAAAGCACTTGGTATTGAAACCATTCTAAATAGTGTGTTCAATAAAGAAACAAAAATCCTACTTCTTGAAATTGAAAGTAGTCAACAATTAGAAAATCTATCACCAGATTTTGAAAAACTAAAGCGCTCACATGATTCCATAAACGGAGTATTGATAACCGCGCCCTCTCATAGAACAAATTTTGATTTTGAATCAAGATACTTTTGGCCTTGGAGCGGCACAAATGAAGACCCTGTAACAGGAGGGACCCATACCTTCCTAGCAAAATATTGGAGTAATCGATTGAACAAAAAGAAAATGAATTCATTTCAATGCTCTAAAAGGACCGGATTTATGGAAGTTGAATTAATTAGTGCTTCTAAATTATTGATAAAAAGTGAGGCTCAAATAGTTTTAAAAGGAGAGCTAAGTATCTGA
- a CDS encoding MarR family winged helix-turn-helix transcriptional regulator → MDRTEGFGVYLDRTLKKVQSTFLRAFTENNIDLTIEQWVILRRVHLLGSDASQAEISNTNFRNRATTSRVISGLCKKGFLRKSRFKDDQKRYKLEMTAEGQELMDNAMPIIREIRKMSIEHIDEAEFDIFLKVLDQIWENYDQYESNQ, encoded by the coding sequence ATGGACAGGACCGAGGGTTTTGGGGTATACTTAGATCGCACATTAAAAAAAGTGCAAAGTACTTTTTTAAGGGCCTTTACTGAAAATAATATAGACCTTACCATTGAGCAATGGGTTATCCTACGCCGTGTTCACCTATTAGGTTCGGATGCCTCACAAGCCGAGATAAGCAATACCAATTTCCGAAATAGGGCCACCACATCCAGAGTTATCAGTGGTCTTTGCAAGAAAGGCTTTTTGAGAAAATCGCGTTTTAAAGATGACCAGAAGCGTTATAAGTTAGAGATGACAGCAGAAGGCCAAGAGCTGATGGATAACGCTATGCCCATTATACGCGAGATTCGAAAAATGAGTATTGAGCATATTGATGAGGCAGAATTTGATATCTTCTTAAAAGTTCTGGACCAGATTTGGGAGAATTACGACCAATACGAAAGTAACCAGTGA
- a CDS encoding pyridoxamine 5'-phosphate oxidase family protein, whose amino-acid sequence MELTKEIRASIDKSVLCWLATISTENIPNVSPKEIFTSYQKDKIIIANIASPQTVKNIKAHKSVCVSFIDILVQKGYQIKGRAEIINS is encoded by the coding sequence ATGGAACTAACAAAGGAGATAAGGGCTTCAATTGACAAAAGCGTTCTATGCTGGCTGGCAACGATATCAACCGAAAACATTCCAAATGTCTCGCCCAAAGAGATATTTACGTCTTATCAGAAAGATAAAATCATCATTGCCAACATCGCATCCCCACAAACTGTTAAGAATATTAAAGCTCATAAAAGCGTATGTGTAAGTTTTATCGACATCCTAGTTCAAAAGGGATATCAGATTAAAGGACGTGCAGAAATTATAAATTCATAA
- a CDS encoding LytR/AlgR family response regulator transcription factor, with protein sequence MIQCLILEDEQSAVEILEAYIEKTPFLKCLGSYESGLDVPQKQLQTADILFLDIQLPELNGLSFLKTLQNPPLVIVTTAYPNYAIEAFEEAVTDYLVKPFSYERFYKSLSRVRMVLAEQQKDTKNQIFLYADKTIYKTNIEDILYLKAEVDYVNVVTQEREVLVLDSLQNWCEKLRQFNFKRAHRSYIINLDQIEKVSGNQIFVKGNILSIGRTYKQDFLEALQKTGLF encoded by the coding sequence ATGATACAATGTCTGATTTTAGAAGATGAGCAATCTGCGGTAGAAATACTCGAGGCTTACATTGAAAAGACTCCTTTTCTAAAATGCTTGGGTTCTTATGAAAGCGGATTGGATGTTCCTCAAAAGCAATTGCAAACAGCTGATATTTTGTTTTTGGATATCCAGTTGCCCGAGTTAAACGGACTATCCTTTTTAAAAACCTTGCAAAACCCACCATTGGTTATCGTAACGACCGCCTATCCGAATTATGCCATTGAAGCTTTTGAAGAAGCGGTAACGGATTATCTGGTAAAGCCTTTTTCTTATGAACGTTTTTATAAATCCCTCTCCAGAGTTCGTATGGTATTAGCAGAGCAACAAAAAGATACCAAAAATCAAATCTTTCTGTATGCAGATAAAACCATTTATAAGACCAATATAGAAGATATTCTTTATTTAAAAGCAGAAGTAGACTATGTAAATGTGGTAACCCAAGAAAGAGAGGTTCTCGTACTCGATAGCCTGCAGAATTGGTGTGAAAAGCTACGCCAATTTAATTTTAAAAGAGCACACCGTTCCTATATTATTAACCTGGACCAGATAGAAAAGGTTTCTGGAAATCAGATTTTCGTAAAAGGTAATATCCTCTCAATTGGCAGAACCTACAAACAAGATTTTTTGGAGGCTTTACAGAAAACCGGACTTTTTTAA
- a CDS encoding MarR family winged helix-turn-helix transcriptional regulator, whose protein sequence is MDNDLVKQLGYANLDTRLKRISDKMSHSLRAMYRDFDMDTEPNWYLVLWIVNNQPNVSVMEIANRLKFTHQSVMNMTSKMINKGYLKNLKDPLDKRKTIFNLTKKAEDAMPLFTKIWEIGKKVTLELLNENTEIMPHLEQLEANLEKASFGERIANELVNEKK, encoded by the coding sequence ATGGACAACGATTTAGTAAAACAATTAGGCTACGCCAACCTTGATACGAGGTTAAAACGCATTAGTGATAAAATGTCCCATAGTTTACGTGCCATGTACCGTGATTTTGACATGGATACAGAACCTAATTGGTATCTAGTATTGTGGATCGTAAATAATCAGCCTAATGTCTCTGTTATGGAAATAGCTAATAGATTAAAATTCACCCATCAATCTGTTATGAATATGACCAGTAAGATGATTAACAAAGGGTATCTGAAAAATCTAAAAGATCCTTTAGATAAAAGGAAAACCATTTTCAACCTCACCAAAAAAGCAGAGGACGCGATGCCTTTATTTACAAAAATCTGGGAAATAGGAAAAAAAGTGACCCTAGAGCTTCTTAATGAAAATACGGAGATTATGCCGCATTTAGAACAGCTGGAGGCTAATCTAGAAAAAGCATCCTTTGGCGAGCGTATCGCCAACGAATTGGTAAATGAAAAAAAATGA
- a CDS encoding n-acetylglutamate synthase: MNYDKKRFRAIQNTENGETSEETIFEYKQSGDILTSEYRGGQIRKGHLIGLVSKDGTIEMRYHQVNTKGELMTGICFSKPLIMDNGAIQLHETWQWTSGDNSGGISILEELMPN; this comes from the coding sequence ATGAACTACGATAAAAAAAGATTCAGGGCTATTCAAAATACAGAAAACGGAGAAACATCAGAAGAAACCATTTTCGAGTATAAGCAAAGCGGTGATATTCTAACTTCGGAGTACCGAGGTGGGCAAATAAGAAAAGGACACCTCATTGGTTTAGTCAGCAAAGATGGGACCATAGAAATGCGCTATCATCAAGTAAATACCAAAGGAGAACTAATGACGGGAATATGCTTTTCAAAACCTCTAATTATGGATAATGGTGCAATACAACTTCATGAAACTTGGCAATGGACCTCTGGGGACAATTCAGGAGGAATATCTATTTTAGAAGAATTAATGCCAAATTAA
- a CDS encoding helix-turn-helix transcriptional regulator — protein sequence MEENENVVGLLSDIKGLLGHQKKVMNVDDLAAYTGLSKSKIYKLTHLKLIPMGNNPHIRQKFFDKDTIDAWLLGEPDLSDETLEHRFNEQQLVKNRR from the coding sequence ATGGAAGAAAACGAAAACGTGGTGGGGCTGCTCTCCGATATCAAGGGACTGCTCGGGCACCAAAAAAAAGTAATGAACGTCGACGACCTTGCCGCCTATACGGGTCTGTCAAAGAGCAAGATCTACAAGCTTACCCATCTGAAGCTCATACCCATGGGAAACAATCCCCATATCCGCCAGAAATTCTTCGACAAGGACACCATCGATGCCTGGCTATTGGGGGAACCCGATCTTTCGGACGAGACTTTGGAGCATAGATTCAACGAGCAGCAGCTGGTGAAGAACCGAAGGTAA
- a CDS encoding GNAT family N-acetyltransferase, which produces MKIEILNAEVQLENDSVLLLPFEHPRNVELKDIIFEKEIWSYMGMNMNAESDFENYVVNAISDKNKGNCYPFIIIDKATSKVAGSTRYGYLNESSQKCEIGWTWYGTDFQGTGLNKACKYELLKFGFETIGFRRIQFSADQENIRSQRAIEKLGATREGTFRNNYIDANGQSRNDIYYSIIREEWDTLKNNIFTEFQSYNV; this is translated from the coding sequence ATGAAAATAGAAATTCTAAACGCAGAAGTACAATTAGAAAACGACTCGGTTCTACTGTTGCCCTTTGAGCATCCAAGAAATGTGGAGCTTAAAGACATCATCTTTGAAAAAGAAATTTGGAGCTATATGGGCATGAACATGAATGCCGAGTCGGATTTCGAAAATTATGTGGTGAATGCCATTTCCGATAAAAACAAGGGCAACTGCTATCCCTTTATCATTATCGATAAGGCAACTAGTAAAGTCGCAGGCAGCACCAGATACGGTTATCTGAATGAATCCAGCCAAAAATGTGAAATCGGCTGGACATGGTATGGAACGGATTTTCAAGGAACTGGATTAAACAAAGCTTGTAAATACGAGTTATTGAAATTCGGTTTTGAAACTATAGGGTTTCGGCGTATCCAATTTAGTGCTGACCAAGAAAATATAAGATCTCAACGAGCGATTGAAAAGCTTGGCGCAACAAGGGAAGGTACTTTTAGAAACAATTATATAGATGCAAACGGCCAGAGTAGAAATGATATTTACTATAGCATCATTCGAGAAGAATGGGATACTCTAAAAAATAACATATTCACAGAGTTTCAATCCTATAATGTATGA
- a CDS encoding TonB-dependent receptor domain-containing protein — MRLLILLLFFGLTSSYVNAQNETYQGVVVDDNSKETIPFATVAIYNDFVLITGTTTDENGQFKLKVAEDFTHFEVSFIGYENTKVQFTEIQNLKNIRFVLTPSITALDEVVVQGEQTTSQLKIDRKIINLGADLQQAGATTLDAFDQITEIQTDLGTGSLSLRGSGNVRLLINGKPSSMNPTELLEQLPASSVQRVEIITSPSAKNQADGLSGIINVILKKNGTKGLNMNLNAGAGTMRYSYGVDGNYNLSWLNFRWNLSQTGRGMNSKQSISQLYDNGNTRDFFAPHDFYGLSKRLDTGLDFFINENNELSVGLDYTRDFHGFFNDTFYSNVPDREDYVYTRNSSHDHETTNFNVNYRTKFTGENHFLEFDYQFSNNDNLLPAIDFEEDVFLFNEDRKNDNILNAIALDYSLPLTEKILVEAGGSWNGRNLTSSLFTNLAGAPESFDVFKYDESLLGIYGLTNITSGKLTYQVGLRYENLISNSINLSNSQTTDLKFSNLFPSLHISYTINETNTLNMGYSRRVSRPNFRNINPFQARNQYFEWVANPSLRPEFSNNLETNYQYNGEKLSASAAFFYRYRTDVIERLQNIDAEGVLRNVFDNIGEKHSYGVEASMSYKLMDFWNSQLFANYYHTTVDQDIFLSWDELYSSNLIFKNTFKISKALSADISYRQNFKTQNVFDFIDARNRIDVAVRLKLLENRLAMNLRIVDLLDNNLMYRTAVTQNVTQNEVWRFQSQTFGFLLSASYKLFQNKGRTRNRKNRNYQYGGTTD, encoded by the coding sequence ATGCGATTATTAATTCTATTACTGTTTTTTGGTTTAACTAGTTCCTACGTAAATGCACAAAATGAAACCTATCAAGGCGTAGTTGTAGACGATAATTCTAAAGAAACCATACCTTTTGCTACGGTCGCAATTTACAATGACTTCGTTTTAATCACCGGTACAACGACAGATGAAAACGGGCAGTTTAAACTGAAAGTAGCAGAAGACTTCACCCATTTTGAAGTCAGTTTTATTGGGTATGAAAATACCAAAGTTCAATTTACAGAAATACAAAATCTTAAGAATATTAGGTTTGTCCTCACACCATCTATTACAGCTCTGGACGAAGTAGTCGTGCAGGGAGAACAAACTACTTCACAACTAAAAATTGACCGAAAAATCATTAATCTAGGGGCCGACTTACAACAGGCAGGAGCTACCACACTTGATGCCTTTGACCAAATTACAGAAATACAGACCGATTTGGGTACTGGAAGTTTATCGCTAAGAGGAAGCGGTAATGTTCGCCTTCTTATTAACGGGAAACCATCCAGCATGAACCCCACAGAACTGTTAGAACAGTTACCGGCATCATCAGTGCAGCGCGTAGAAATTATTACCTCACCTTCGGCCAAAAATCAAGCAGATGGGCTTTCGGGCATTATTAATGTAATTCTTAAAAAAAATGGCACAAAGGGCCTAAATATGAACTTAAATGCAGGAGCTGGAACTATGCGTTATAGTTACGGGGTCGACGGTAACTACAATCTTTCTTGGCTTAATTTTAGATGGAACCTTTCACAAACCGGCAGGGGTATGAACAGTAAGCAATCTATTTCTCAATTATATGATAATGGGAATACTCGAGATTTTTTTGCGCCTCATGATTTTTATGGCTTGTCAAAAAGATTGGATACTGGGTTGGATTTTTTCATCAACGAGAATAATGAACTCTCGGTTGGGTTGGATTATACAAGGGATTTTCATGGATTTTTTAACGATACCTTTTACAGCAACGTGCCCGATAGAGAGGATTATGTGTATACCCGTAATTCTTCGCATGACCATGAAACCACCAATTTTAACGTCAATTATAGGACAAAGTTTACTGGAGAGAATCACTTTTTAGAATTTGATTATCAGTTTTCCAACAACGATAACCTTTTACCCGCTATTGATTTTGAAGAAGATGTCTTCCTTTTCAACGAAGACCGCAAAAACGATAATATTCTCAATGCTATTGCATTGGACTATTCCTTACCGCTAACAGAAAAAATTTTAGTAGAAGCAGGGGGTTCTTGGAACGGTAGAAACTTAACCAGCTCTCTTTTTACTAATCTCGCTGGAGCTCCAGAATCATTCGATGTTTTTAAATATGATGAATCATTATTGGGAATTTACGGCCTAACAAATATTACTTCTGGAAAATTAACCTATCAGGTGGGGCTTAGATATGAAAACCTTATATCTAATTCTATTAATCTTTCCAATAGCCAAACCACAGATTTAAAGTTTTCGAACCTGTTCCCCTCCCTTCATATATCCTATACCATTAATGAAACGAACACATTAAATATGGGATACAGCCGAAGGGTATCGCGACCAAACTTTAGGAACATCAATCCTTTTCAAGCTAGGAATCAATATTTTGAATGGGTGGCCAACCCAAGTCTTCGGCCAGAATTCAGCAATAACCTAGAAACCAATTACCAGTACAATGGAGAAAAGTTAAGTGCATCTGCTGCTTTCTTTTATCGATACAGAACTGACGTCATAGAGCGTTTGCAGAATATTGATGCCGAAGGAGTTCTGCGCAACGTTTTTGATAATATAGGTGAAAAACATTCTTACGGGGTGGAGGCAAGTATGAGTTATAAACTTATGGATTTCTGGAACAGTCAACTCTTCGCAAACTATTATCACACCACAGTAGACCAAGATATATTTCTGAGTTGGGACGAGCTGTATTCATCGAACCTGATTTTTAAAAACACCTTTAAAATAAGTAAGGCCTTAAGTGCGGATATCTCTTACAGACAGAATTTTAAAACACAAAACGTCTTTGATTTTATTGACGCCAGAAATCGAATAGACGTCGCGGTTAGGCTAAAGCTTTTGGAAAATAGGCTGGCCATGAACTTGCGTATTGTAGACCTGCTGGATAATAATTTAATGTATAGAACCGCTGTTACCCAAAATGTTACACAGAATGAGGTGTGGCGATTTCAATCACAAACCTTTGGCTTCCTACTAAGTGCTAGTTACAAACTATTTCAAAACAAAGGAAGAACAAGAAACAGGAAAAACAGAAACTACCAATACGGTGGTACAACAGACTAA
- a CDS encoding carbon-nitrogen hydrolase family protein, whose translation MRIGIVQASAKKGAISLNIKNHLNLIKSALPSKPDLIVFPELSIIGYEPELAEKLACTIDDERFNSFQVVADTNKLTIGIGMPTQSKEGINISMLLFRPHKARLIYSKQLLHADELPYFVSSNNQVFLIIKEKKIAFGICYETLQREHFIKAVENKADIYIASVAKPERGNKKAYVHFSSIAKEFKIPILMSNCVGYCDNFMSNGKSAAWNKDGKLVAQLGKKHQGLLIYETESEEATILQIDN comes from the coding sequence ATGAGAATAGGCATTGTACAAGCATCCGCTAAAAAAGGAGCTATTTCCCTGAATATTAAGAACCATCTGAACTTAATTAAAAGTGCACTACCCTCGAAGCCCGATTTGATAGTGTTTCCTGAGCTATCCATTATAGGCTACGAACCGGAATTGGCCGAAAAACTTGCTTGTACTATAGACGATGAAAGATTCAATTCCTTTCAAGTAGTAGCTGATACAAACAAACTCACAATCGGCATAGGAATGCCAACCCAATCTAAAGAGGGCATCAACATAAGTATGCTATTATTTCGACCCCATAAAGCGCGATTGATATACTCCAAACAGCTACTGCATGCTGATGAATTACCCTATTTTGTTAGTAGTAACAATCAGGTTTTCTTAATTATAAAAGAAAAGAAAATCGCTTTTGGAATTTGTTATGAGACACTACAGCGGGAACACTTTATAAAAGCCGTAGAAAACAAGGCCGATATCTACATTGCAAGTGTAGCCAAGCCTGAAAGGGGAAATAAAAAGGCCTATGTACATTTTTCATCAATAGCCAAAGAATTTAAGATACCGATACTCATGTCAAACTGTGTAGGTTACTGCGATAATTTTATGAGTAATGGAAAAAGTGCTGCATGGAATAAAGATGGAAAGTTAGTAGCCCAACTTGGCAAAAAACATCAAGGTTTGCTGATTTACGAAACTGAAAGTGAAGAGGCAACCATTTTACAAATCGATAATTAA
- a CDS encoding helix-turn-helix domain-containing protein, whose amino-acid sequence MNWHAKILFLEIHSFTENGRECYISNRYIASFLQISERQVTRYISLLKSLGWIAETSFNGRRRYLKSLLRFGHRTGDPAWTMVSGQPGHKCPVSTDKSVGYTKQVIKKGNKPFTSLKEEKENRNPILE is encoded by the coding sequence GTGAACTGGCATGCGAAGATCCTGTTCCTCGAAATACACAGCTTTACCGAGAACGGCAGGGAATGTTATATCTCCAACAGGTATATCGCCTCCTTTCTCCAAATTTCCGAACGACAGGTCACACGATATATTTCCCTGTTGAAGTCCCTGGGATGGATAGCGGAAACCTCCTTTAACGGAAGAAGGCGGTACCTGAAAAGCCTGTTGCGGTTCGGGCACCGAACCGGCGACCCTGCCTGGACAATGGTTTCAGGGCAGCCTGGACATAAGTGTCCGGTCAGCACCGACAAAAGTGTCGGGTATACCAAACAAGTAATAAAAAAAGGGAATAAACCATTTACTTCTTTGAAAGAAGAAAAAGAAAATAGAAATCCAATATTGGAATAG
- a CDS encoding VOC family protein, whose amino-acid sequence MRFAHTNIVSVNWKKLADFYITTFDCKIVPPIRKQSGEWLDKGTGLKNAKLEGAHLLLPGYGENGPTLEIYQYQNGIPKGPILPNKRGFGHIAFEVKDVAQILECIIQNGGQTQGIITKKEVKGVGEITFVYARDPEGNLIELQQWN is encoded by the coding sequence ATGAGATTTGCCCATACCAATATTGTAAGTGTCAACTGGAAAAAGCTTGCAGATTTTTATATTACAACTTTCGATTGTAAAATAGTCCCTCCTATCAGGAAACAATCAGGCGAATGGTTAGACAAGGGTACAGGTCTAAAAAACGCCAAGCTAGAGGGCGCTCACCTCTTGCTTCCCGGCTATGGCGAAAACGGGCCAACGCTAGAAATTTACCAATATCAAAACGGCATACCAAAGGGACCTATACTACCTAATAAAAGAGGTTTCGGGCATATCGCTTTCGAGGTTAAAGATGTGGCACAAATACTTGAGTGTATCATCCAAAATGGTGGGCAAACCCAAGGTATAATCACCAAAAAAGAAGTAAAAGGCGTTGGTGAAATTACTTTCGTTTATGCCAGAGACCCAGAAGGAAACTTAATTGAATTACAACAATGGAACTAA
- a CDS encoding DUF1272 domain-containing protein, whose protein sequence is MEIRLNCENCDIPLLNNSKEAMICTFDCTFCKDCVDTILKNVCPNCGGGFEKRPTRPKELLYKYPPSDKKILKPVNMEKFQQTLNKFKKIMPSDR, encoded by the coding sequence ATGGAGATTAGATTAAACTGCGAAAATTGTGACATTCCACTACTAAACAATAGTAAGGAGGCTATGATCTGTACTTTTGATTGTACTTTTTGTAAGGATTGCGTTGACACTATTTTAAAAAATGTCTGTCCAAATTGTGGCGGTGGTTTTGAAAAAAGACCAACAAGACCAAAAGAACTTTTATACAAATACCCGCCATCTGACAAGAAAATACTAAAACCGGTTAACATGGAGAAATTTCAACAGACGCTAAATAAATTCAAAAAAATTATGCCTTCCGACAGATAG
- a CDS encoding cupin domain-containing protein — protein MEIEKINIAHKFSSFEDYWSPKIVGELNNQLVKVAKFKGEFVMHHHKNEDELFYVISGELYIELNNKTLYLQAGELVVIPKGVAHKPYAPEEVHVMLFEPAATLNTGNVNNSLTVSDPDTI, from the coding sequence ATGGAAATTGAAAAAATAAACATTGCACACAAATTCAGCAGCTTTGAGGATTACTGGTCGCCAAAGATTGTAGGTGAGCTGAACAATCAACTCGTGAAGGTGGCCAAGTTCAAAGGTGAGTTCGTAATGCACCATCATAAAAATGAAGATGAATTGTTCTATGTCATCAGTGGAGAATTATATATCGAACTGAATAACAAAACCCTTTATCTACAAGCCGGGGAGCTTGTGGTTATTCCAAAGGGGGTAGCACATAAGCCTTACGCTCCTGAGGAAGTGCATGTAATGCTTTTTGAACCCGCTGCTACCCTGAACACAGGAAATGTGAACAATAGTCTTACAGTTTCTGATCCAGACACCATTTAA
- a CDS encoding OsmC family protein — MKKHQYETALEWTGNKGKGTVSYRSYNRNHSIHIKGKTHPIMGSSDPSFLGDPSRYNPEELFLSSIASCHMLWYLHLCAVNQITVTEYLDKATGVMSENENGSGSFIAVTLHPQVKVKDTTMITKATELHEEANKMCFIANSCNFKIGHAPKTTVH, encoded by the coding sequence ATGAAAAAACATCAGTATGAAACTGCGCTGGAATGGACAGGAAACAAAGGCAAGGGGACAGTGAGCTATCGTTCTTACAACAGAAATCATTCAATACATATTAAAGGTAAAACACACCCCATCATGGGGTCTTCTGACCCATCATTTTTAGGCGACCCCTCCCGATACAATCCAGAAGAACTTTTTCTTTCATCTATAGCCTCGTGCCACATGCTATGGTATTTGCATTTATGCGCTGTGAATCAAATTACGGTCACTGAATACTTAGATAAGGCCACAGGAGTCATGAGCGAAAATGAAAACGGAAGCGGATCTTTTATTGCAGTTACACTCCATCCTCAAGTAAAAGTAAAGGATACAACGATGATTACTAAAGCCACTGAACTTCATGAAGAAGCCAATAAAATGTGCTTTATCGCCAATTCGTGTAATTTCAAAATAGGACATGCTCCAAAAACAACGGTTCATTAA
- a CDS encoding sensor histidine kinase — MGREGGYPMSFLHELNSLFFKMTISYFLYVWYFPKKQHLKYLPIVLIVFVLNVLGYSNTDNYFHANSHDFWINFVSQSLTYIAFSFVFFTIFIIKKSYKKQLEIHQLTQEKQQAEIRALKAQVNPHFLFNTLNTIYANALKKDDKTPELILKLSDGFRYMLHEGQKEFVTIEQEIQHLKDYVHLQEERLAKKIKVNFYTSIDDQTQLIAPLLCIGFVENTFKYTSILKGEQHEITIKIELKNKTFTLSCSNPFDAKAVDEIDVDWKESGVGIKNTKERLALLYPKKHTLVINEEDGVFKLKLEIRL, encoded by the coding sequence ATGGGCAGAGAAGGTGGATATCCTATGTCTTTTTTGCATGAGCTAAATTCGCTGTTCTTTAAGATGACAATATCATATTTTTTATATGTATGGTATTTCCCTAAGAAGCAGCACTTAAAATATCTGCCAATTGTACTTATTGTGTTTGTGCTTAATGTCTTGGGCTATAGTAATACCGACAACTATTTTCACGCTAACTCCCATGATTTTTGGATAAATTTTGTATCGCAATCATTAACCTACATTGCATTCAGCTTTGTCTTTTTCACCATTTTCATTATTAAAAAAAGTTATAAAAAACAGCTAGAGATACATCAACTTACGCAGGAAAAACAGCAAGCCGAAATACGGGCGCTTAAGGCACAGGTAAATCCTCATTTTTTGTTCAATACGTTAAACACCATCTATGCCAATGCCCTTAAAAAAGATGATAAAACACCTGAATTGATTTTAAAACTTTCGGATGGATTTAGATATATGCTGCACGAAGGCCAAAAGGAATTTGTTACTATTGAACAGGAGATACAACACCTAAAGGATTATGTGCATTTACAGGAAGAACGATTGGCAAAAAAGATAAAGGTTAATTTTTATACCAGTATTGATGATCAAACTCAGCTAATTGCCCCTTTGTTATGTATCGGTTTTGTGGAAAATACCTTCAAATATACCAGTATCTTAAAAGGAGAGCAGCATGAGATTACCATCAAAATAGAACTGAAAAACAAAACCTTTACGCTCTCCTGCAGTAATCCATTCGATGCCAAAGCAGTTGATGAAATTGATGTAGATTGGAAAGAAAGTGGCGTCGGTATAAAAAATACCAAAGAAAGACTTGCCCTTTTATATCCTAAAAAACATACGCTAGTTATTAACGAAGAAGATGGTGTTTTTAAACTAAAACTAGAAATACGGTTATGA